The DNA region ACTTCTTTTTTCTGCTCAAGTgtctatttcattttctttttcctgACTAGAATTGCCTCCTCCTTTCTTCTTTAACCAGCCTTCATTAGGTTTGAAAGGGATTCCATCTACAATGCCACCTTTAAGAGAAGTCTGCACCAgctcttgaaaattttcatctgaACAGCAAATCAAGCTCAGAACATCATCAAAGTTTGGCtcatagaagagaaaaagaAGAGACTGGATGCAAGTCTCAAAGTCAAACTGACTATCCCAAGTACAGAGATCGAGGGCATTCACACAAACATTGGAGTACTCCCCTTcgtcaaaattatcaatgtttgGATGGTAGATATCCGTTAAACATCGTACAGTTGGTGGGTCCTGGGGCCATCGATTCTCATTCTCAACAACAATCTGAAATGTTGAAGACAACATATATAAGTAAACTACAAACTTACACTACTgtaccaaaattttaaaagatactaGTATCTTCACTAGCCAAGGGGAACAACCCATTAAATTCCTCTGTTCATATAAAAAGGAACAATAAAGTGTggaacaaattacatgtatcggTATTTAATAGCCTTGTCCTTGTGAGTtgtgaaataattttatgtataaaagTGATTTGCTACAATTAATCATAAGACAAGTAAGAGCTTATGCTCTTTTCATTTTACTATAAGAGAATTTTTCAAGCCTTGTTTTAATTGCTAATTTAAGTAATGTCTAAATTGAAATGTTCCTCATAATTCTTAATTacgggtttttttctttatcttgcattcataaatatcaaacagcaattatctttaaaattgtatataccTTGAATCTAAAGGTACCTCCGAGATAGGGTCCCCCCATTTGGAGTGATGTCTACTTGAAATGCAAACTTTGCATCCTCTCCAACGTCAGGATCTGTGGGCGACCCTTCATTTTCCAGAATTTTGGCCTGGCCATCTAAATCAAAagataaaaagttttactttttttatatgcatCCAAAATTGACCCAAATGTTCGAAAAATCATCATCATGAGCCATATTGTTTTCTGCCCACTCTGACAAACATAGGtttacacaatttaaagaagGACAAGGGCAACCGACAGGAAACAGTATCTGTTTAAGGGGAGAGGTAATCAAACATACTTCGGGTGTGTCAATCATACTGGCACGCCAGTATTGTAGCAACACACAGATAGGCCTACACAGATCAATTCAAAGTTCTCTCACCTGAAAAGCTGGTTATGTTCTTCAGCAGACGGTAAAAGTCTTTTACTACTTTGTGTGTAGTTCCCATATTTATGTTGCACTTCAGATTTCCTCAGCTTTTTGGTAggatacattttaattttttgtgttaAAACGCACTGGGCAGTGCGTGAAGAATTACGTTCACATTCTGTGGTTCATTTTTCAGCCTTCCCCATCGGTGATTATCAGTGGTATAAACATGAACGTGAAATTCACTGTTATATACCTTAATGGAATGGATGATGAAATATCTCTGCAATATGGAACTATAGGTAACATAGATAAACAAACTCTTTGCCAAAATGTTCCGAACGCATCAAATACATTCCGAATGGAACAAATGTATATTATACGtcaaatttacactttaaaagttataaaacaAGTGCCTCGGTAGCGCAGTAGGTAGCGCGTCAGTCTCATAATCACAATATAAGAGCGATCTGAAGGTCGTGAGTTCGATCCTCACCCGGGGcagatatttttcctttttgaagaatttaaaattcCGTAAAAATATTCGCAAGAACTCATGCGTAATGCAGACCATAATGCAAAAGACCCAGCAGAAAGGATATTGATCAAGAAATCATCAGCAGGTTAAAGTCAATggagttcaccgggatatgaacttaGTTGGTCATGAcatgtgatcaaatcctgtgaagctcAGTGGCTCCATCTTCGCTACtcagagacatatataacatataacatagtatatacgttcctgaTATACTATCCTTTTAACATAAAATTTCTAccaatttcaaagttcaaaagatATATCTAATTCTAATTTATCAGCCAAGGGGGCTGGCTGATAGCAGTGTTTTAAGAAGTTTAATATGTCTGACAAGCTAAGGTTCAAGAGTACAGAGCGGACTAACATGCACGGTTCtagaaggagggggggggggtcaatattcaaatttctttaaatctacATAAATCTACATGCCTcaga from Crassostrea angulata isolate pt1a10 chromosome 7, ASM2561291v2, whole genome shotgun sequence includes:
- the LOC128193100 gene encoding LOW QUALITY PROTEIN: uncharacterized protein LOC128193100 (The sequence of the model RefSeq protein was modified relative to this genomic sequence to represent the inferred CDS: deleted 1 base in 1 codon), with translation MGTTHKVVKDFYRLLKNITSFSDGQAKILENEGSPTDPDVGEDAKFAFQVDITPNGGPYLGGTFRFKIVVENENRWPQDPPTVRCLTDIYHPNIDNFDEGEYSNVCVNALDLCTWDSQFDFETCIQSLLFLFYEPNFDDVLSLICCSDENFQELVQTSLKGGIVDGIPFKPNEGWLKKKGGGNSSQEKENEIDT